Proteins from a genomic interval of Stenotrophomonas sp. 24(2023):
- a CDS encoding transcriptional regulator, producing the protein MKDAGLPRPVDLANASHSTTATVSNWLKDRVKADHVKAEQLFRIADAVKMDARELLFGPRGRSIGEDGPGYAYNAIEKSHWVNSFALVSEMLQQPEPAIGLERQAVLTLMAYDLLVEGVSRGRIVRVLDTSL; encoded by the coding sequence ATGAAGGACGCCGGGCTGCCACGCCCGGTGGATCTCGCCAACGCCTCGCACTCCACCACGGCAACCGTCAGCAACTGGCTCAAGGACCGGGTGAAGGCGGACCACGTAAAAGCGGAACAGCTGTTCCGCATCGCCGATGCCGTGAAAATGGACGCGCGCGAACTGCTGTTCGGCCCGCGCGGCCGCAGCATCGGCGAGGACGGCCCCGGCTACGCCTACAACGCCATCGAAAAATCCCACTGGGTGAACAGCTTCGCCCTGGTCTCGGAGATGCTGCAGCAGCCCGAACCGGCCATCGGCCTGGAACGGCAGGCGGTGCTGACCCTGATGGCCTACGACCTGCTGGTTGAGGGCGTGAGCCGCGGCAGGATCGTGCGCGTGCTGGACACCTCGCTGTAG
- the hemN gene encoding oxygen-independent coproporphyrinogen III oxidase: MDTFPPAAGGLAWTFDPDLLRRHDRPGPRYTSYPTAPHFHDGFGEPALREAIAGSNQAARALSLYVHVPFCTSPCFYCGCNRVITRDRSRGHGYVARVLAEADLLAPQFADGREVIQLHLGGGTPNFLDAAAMSALVEGLRRRFDFSSAAQRDFSIELDPRFIDAGDVALLARLGFNRASLGIQDFDPQVQASINRVQGVRQTLAILRACRDQGMRSVNVDLIYGLPGQTLQGFGRTLEQVLALRPDRLAVYGYAHLPHLFRAQRQIDEARLPAPEQKLALLGLAVERLSAAGYQYIGMDHFALPEEDLSRAQRAGQLHRNFMGYTTHADTDLVGLGVSAISHIGSTYSQNPRDLPAWEALVDGGHLPVWRGVALSADDRLRAELIQQLMCQGEVDGRALAMRHGVDFDSYFADDLQAVAQLQQDGLARIEQGVVRASEPGRPLLRLLAMCFDPYLRQAQAAPRYSQAI, encoded by the coding sequence ATGGATACCTTCCCGCCTGCCGCCGGTGGCCTGGCCTGGACCTTCGATCCGGACCTGCTGCGCCGGCACGATCGCCCCGGCCCGCGCTATACCTCCTATCCCACGGCCCCGCATTTCCATGATGGCTTTGGCGAACCGGCCCTGCGCGAGGCCATCGCCGGCAGCAACCAGGCCGCGCGGGCATTGTCGCTCTACGTGCACGTGCCGTTCTGCACCAGCCCCTGCTTCTACTGTGGCTGCAACCGGGTCATCACCCGCGATCGCAGCCGTGGCCACGGCTACGTGGCGCGCGTGCTGGCCGAGGCCGATCTGCTGGCGCCGCAGTTCGCCGATGGGCGCGAGGTGATCCAGCTGCACTTGGGCGGCGGTACACCGAACTTCCTCGATGCCGCGGCGATGTCGGCCCTGGTGGAAGGCCTGCGCCGCCGTTTTGATTTCAGCAGCGCCGCCCAGCGCGATTTTTCCATCGAACTGGATCCCCGCTTCATCGACGCCGGGGATGTGGCCCTGCTGGCCCGGCTGGGGTTCAACCGTGCCAGCCTGGGCATCCAGGATTTCGACCCTCAGGTGCAGGCATCGATCAACCGCGTGCAGGGTGTACGGCAGACGCTGGCCATCCTGCGCGCCTGTCGTGACCAGGGCATGCGTTCGGTCAACGTTGACCTGATCTACGGGTTGCCCGGCCAGACGCTGCAGGGCTTCGGACGCACCCTGGAGCAGGTGCTTGCCCTGCGCCCGGACCGCCTGGCCGTGTATGGCTATGCGCACCTGCCGCACCTGTTCCGCGCGCAGCGCCAGATCGACGAAGCACGCCTGCCGGCACCGGAGCAGAAGCTGGCGCTGCTGGGCCTGGCGGTCGAACGCCTGTCGGCTGCCGGTTACCAGTACATCGGCATGGACCACTTCGCCCTTCCCGAAGAGGATCTTTCCCGCGCACAGCGCGCTGGCCAGCTGCACCGCAATTTCATGGGGTACACCACCCATGCCGACACCGACCTGGTGGGGCTGGGCGTGAGCGCGATCAGCCACATCGGCAGCACCTACAGCCAGAACCCGCGGGATCTGCCGGCGTGGGAAGCGTTGGTCGACGGTGGGCACCTGCCGGTCTGGCGTGGCGTGGCGCTCAGTGCCGATGATCGCCTGCGCGCGGAACTGATCCAGCAGCTGATGTGCCAGGGCGAAGTGGACGGGCGTGCGCTGGCCATGCGCCATGGTGTGGACTTCGACAGCTACTTCGCCGATGACCTGCAGGCTGTGGCGCAGCTGCAGCAGGACGGGCTGGCGCGGATCGAGCAGGGCGTGGTGCGTGCCAGTGAACCGGGCCGGCCACTGCTGCGCCTGCTGGCGATGTGCTTCGATCCGTACCTGCGCCAGGCACAGGCCGCGCCGCGTTACTCGCAGGCGATCTGA
- a CDS encoding Cro/CI family transcriptional regulator, with amino-acid sequence MFVVWSKYYVRDRLGLRTDSDLAKLFGVSRSAVSQWPKNKAIPQLRRYMLQQKYPVLFPSGGEGCASDVATRDAAGSGTAEESGSVSS; translated from the coding sequence ATGTTTGTCGTGTGGAGCAAGTACTACGTGCGTGACAGGCTCGGCCTGCGAACCGATTCGGACCTGGCGAAATTGTTTGGAGTGTCGCGATCGGCTGTGTCGCAATGGCCTAAAAACAAGGCGATTCCACAGTTGCGACGCTACATGCTGCAACAGAAGTATCCAGTGCTGTTCCCGTCAGGAGGCGAAGGATGCGCCAGCGATGTGGCCACGCGCGACGCGGCGGGCAGCGGCACGGCAGAGGAATCAGGAAGCGTCAGCAGCTAG
- a CDS encoding group III truncated hemoglobin — protein sequence MSLASQPLATTASPDLCSEAEVTRLVHDFYARVRLEERLGPVFDAHVHDWPAHLAQLVDFWSAMLRGTRRFKGAPMSKHMAIDLDRDLFDRWLALFRQTTAECGNPGMQQLADEVAARIGDTFWKRYQMLRWPQVALPIVGMPGRD from the coding sequence ATGAGCCTTGCTTCCCAACCCCTTGCCACGACTGCGTCGCCCGATCTGTGCAGCGAGGCGGAAGTGACCCGCCTGGTGCATGACTTCTATGCGCGCGTGCGCCTGGAGGAACGCCTGGGCCCGGTGTTCGATGCCCATGTGCATGACTGGCCCGCGCACCTGGCACAGCTGGTGGATTTCTGGTCGGCGATGCTGCGCGGCACGCGCCGTTTCAAGGGCGCGCCGATGTCCAAGCACATGGCCATCGACCTGGACCGCGATCTGTTCGACCGCTGGCTGGCGTTGTTCCGGCAGACCACGGCCGAGTGCGGCAACCCCGGCATGCAGCAGCTGGCCGACGAGGTCGCCGCGCGCATCGGCGATACCTTCTGGAAGCGCTACCAGATGCTGCGCTGGCCGCAGGTAGCACTGCCGATCGTGGGCATGCCCGGCCGCGATTGA
- a CDS encoding AraC family transcriptional regulator, which yields MVDRLAVLLERFSVSASMFNAGALCGINVLDGQGEEGQLHLVRRGPLQVVHQQKTLQIDEPSLLLYPRPLAHRFISDPEHGADMACANLRFEGGRFNPISAALPDVICLPLRALEGAEGTLALLFDEAFTQRCGRTAMVNRLFEVVMIQVLRYLMESGQVRGGLLAGLGHPRLRLALVAVHEQPAHPWTLASLADVAGMSRTVFAEAFRQALGTTPGQYLQGWRVGLAQQALRQGQPLKRIADEVGYGSEAALSRAFKAHTGQSPRQWRGHLPEAA from the coding sequence ATGGTCGATCGTCTCGCGGTATTGCTGGAGCGTTTCTCGGTCTCCGCATCGATGTTCAACGCCGGAGCACTGTGCGGCATCAACGTGCTGGACGGGCAGGGCGAAGAGGGTCAGCTGCACCTGGTGCGGCGTGGCCCCCTGCAGGTGGTGCACCAGCAGAAGACCCTGCAAATCGATGAACCGAGCCTGCTGCTGTACCCCCGGCCACTGGCGCATCGCTTCATCAGCGACCCGGAACACGGCGCGGACATGGCCTGCGCCAACCTGCGCTTTGAAGGCGGCCGCTTCAATCCGATCAGTGCGGCGCTGCCGGATGTGATCTGCCTGCCGCTGCGCGCGCTGGAGGGCGCCGAGGGCACGCTGGCGTTGCTGTTCGACGAGGCGTTCACCCAGCGCTGCGGCCGCACCGCGATGGTCAACCGCCTGTTCGAAGTGGTGATGATCCAGGTGCTGCGCTACCTGATGGAAAGTGGCCAGGTGCGCGGAGGACTGCTGGCCGGGCTGGGGCATCCGCGCCTGCGGCTGGCGCTGGTGGCCGTGCACGAACAGCCGGCACACCCCTGGACCCTGGCCAGCCTGGCCGATGTGGCCGGCATGTCGCGCACGGTGTTTGCCGAAGCCTTCCGCCAGGCGCTGGGCACCACGCCGGGCCAGTACCTGCAAGGCTGGCGGGTGGGCCTGGCCCAGCAGGCGCTGCGCCAGGGCCAGCCGCTCAAGCGCATTGCAGATGAGGTCGGCTATGGCAGCGAGGCGGCCCTGTCACGGGCGTTCAAGGCGCACACCGGGCAGTCGCCGCGGCAATGGCGCGGGCACCTGCCCGAGGCGGCCTGA
- a CDS encoding alpha/beta hydrolase, with translation MKPLVPSLLAAALALTAGTTAMAADTPATDAATPTIVLVHGAFADGSSWSKVIPLLQAKGLRTVAVQNPLTSLEDDVAAVQRAVRAQPGPVILVGHSWAGSVITQAGNDAKVASLVYVASFAPSAGESSIDGLKAFPAPEGQKHLDADADGFLTMSPAAIARYFAQDVSAAEARLIAATQGPVKGAAFEQTLTTAAWTQKPSWYIVAGKDQMIAPAGQRALAKKIGAHTVELPTSHVPMLSSPQAVARVIEEAAHAAPH, from the coding sequence ATGAAGCCCCTCGTTCCCTCGCTGCTGGCCGCCGCACTGGCCCTGACCGCCGGTACCACCGCCATGGCCGCCGACACCCCGGCCACAGACGCCGCCACACCGACTATCGTGCTGGTGCACGGTGCCTTCGCCGATGGCTCGTCGTGGAGCAAGGTGATTCCACTGCTGCAGGCCAAGGGCCTGCGCACGGTCGCCGTACAGAATCCGTTGACTTCGCTGGAGGATGACGTGGCAGCCGTGCAGCGCGCGGTGCGTGCGCAACCCGGCCCGGTCATCCTGGTCGGCCACTCCTGGGCCGGCAGCGTGATCACCCAGGCCGGCAATGACGCGAAGGTCGCATCGCTGGTCTACGTGGCCTCGTTCGCACCGTCGGCCGGTGAAAGCTCGATCGATGGCCTCAAGGCGTTCCCCGCGCCGGAAGGCCAGAAACACCTCGATGCGGATGCCGACGGCTTCCTGACCATGTCGCCGGCCGCCATTGCCCGTTACTTCGCGCAGGATGTCAGTGCCGCCGAAGCCCGCCTGATCGCTGCCACGCAGGGACCGGTGAAGGGCGCCGCGTTCGAGCAGACCCTCACCACCGCCGCCTGGACGCAGAAGCCATCGTGGTACATCGTGGCCGGCAAGGACCAGATGATCGCGCCGGCCGGGCAGCGCGCGCTGGCGAAGAAGATCGGTGCGCACACGGTGGAACTGCCGACCAGCCATGTGCCGATGCTGTCCAGCCCCCAGGCCGTGGCCCGTGTGATCGAAGAGGCCGCACACGCCGCACCGCATTGA
- a CDS encoding alpha/beta hydrolase, which translates to MKAGHRLAAGLLLGLLVAGASQAQPAIAPGAAPEVVHLWPEGHWQQRARGPEKVGAEGSAKGAVSGVSDARMDIYRPAQPNGTAVVIFGGGGYFRIQIGGAARPTAQWLQSLGVTAAVVYYRLPADGWAPVSPFQDGQRAMRLLRARAGELGVDPQRIGAIGFSAGGNLAGIVATRFDAPFYAPVDAADQLSARPDFVGMIYPVVSMRAPLDKTRSRRELGTQPDAEQAYSVEAHVRADMPPVFLAQAVDDRTVDVGHSVAMYQALHGAGIPAELHLFEKGGHSWGLGVPGSLVGQWPRLFATWARSHGYLGAAPRQLAPLGGPPAAPSTATAPSHDDDGSGD; encoded by the coding sequence ATGAAGGCAGGCCACCGGCTTGCTGCGGGCCTGCTGCTGGGCCTGCTGGTCGCCGGCGCCAGCCAGGCACAACCGGCGATTGCACCGGGTGCTGCGCCCGAGGTCGTTCACCTGTGGCCCGAGGGCCATTGGCAGCAGCGTGCGCGTGGCCCGGAAAAAGTGGGGGCCGAGGGCAGTGCCAAGGGCGCGGTCTCCGGTGTCAGTGATGCCCGCATGGACATCTATCGCCCCGCGCAGCCCAATGGCACGGCCGTGGTGATCTTCGGCGGTGGCGGCTACTTCCGCATCCAGATCGGCGGGGCGGCCCGGCCCACCGCGCAGTGGCTGCAGTCGCTCGGCGTCACCGCCGCGGTGGTGTATTACCGGCTGCCGGCCGATGGCTGGGCGCCGGTGTCGCCGTTCCAGGATGGGCAGCGTGCGATGCGCCTGCTGCGTGCCCGTGCGGGCGAGCTGGGCGTTGACCCGCAGCGGATCGGTGCGATCGGATTCTCTGCCGGTGGCAACCTGGCCGGCATCGTCGCCACGCGGTTCGACGCGCCGTTCTACGCGCCGGTGGATGCCGCCGACCAGCTGTCGGCGCGCCCGGATTTCGTGGGCATGATCTACCCGGTGGTGTCGATGCGCGCGCCGCTGGACAAGACCCGCTCGCGTCGTGAACTGGGCACCCAGCCCGACGCGGAGCAGGCCTATTCGGTGGAAGCGCATGTGCGCGCGGACATGCCGCCGGTGTTCCTGGCCCAGGCCGTGGATGACCGCACGGTGGACGTCGGCCACAGCGTGGCGATGTACCAGGCGCTGCATGGCGCCGGCATTCCCGCCGAACTGCACCTGTTCGAAAAGGGCGGACACAGCTGGGGCCTGGGCGTACCCGGTTCGCTGGTCGGCCAATGGCCGCGCCTGTTCGCGACCTGGGCGCGCAGCCACGGCTACCTGGGCGCTGCGCCCAGGCAACTGGCACCGCTGGGTGGCCCGCCGGCGGCCCCATCGACGGCCACGGCGCCCTCGCACGACGACGACGGCAGCGGCGACTGA
- a CDS encoding 4Fe-4S dicluster domain-containing protein: protein MRRRWHWRPALNTALLLAFYLLPWLRWDGRQAVLFDLAARRFDLFGLTLWPGDVGVLVGLMAVLATTLALLTHLAGRIWCGHACPQTVWSGAFTWIERGIGRCVRQPRWARALTLLAWALLALWTGITFVGLFSPVQALLAGVPMLRWRGWEIFWVLFYAAATWGNAGFLREQVCRTLCPFARMQPLLADPWTPRMLYDPRRGEPRGQRPAGLGGVMGRGRGLLDPTTAQDYAFRAAHPQLAGPMPRFPADRLGDCLACDACVAACPVQLDIRQGPQADCLACGACQDACDDVQRSAGFGRSLVRYRSPATMAGQRGHFMRPRTLALLGLLLALLACGAWRLG, encoded by the coding sequence ATGCGCCGCCGCTGGCACTGGCGCCCGGCACTGAACACCGCCCTGCTGCTGGCGTTCTACCTGCTGCCCTGGCTGCGCTGGGACGGTCGCCAGGCCGTGCTGTTCGATCTGGCTGCACGCCGCTTCGATCTGTTCGGGCTGACCTTGTGGCCGGGCGATGTCGGGGTGCTGGTGGGGCTGATGGCCGTACTGGCCACGACCCTGGCCCTGCTGACCCATCTGGCCGGCCGGATCTGGTGCGGGCATGCCTGCCCGCAGACGGTGTGGAGCGGTGCCTTCACCTGGATCGAACGTGGCATCGGCCGCTGCGTGCGCCAGCCACGCTGGGCACGCGCGCTGACCCTGCTGGCCTGGGCTCTGCTGGCCCTGTGGACGGGCATCACCTTCGTCGGGCTGTTCAGCCCGGTCCAGGCCCTGCTGGCCGGCGTTCCCATGCTGCGCTGGCGTGGCTGGGAGATCTTCTGGGTGCTGTTCTATGCGGCTGCCACCTGGGGCAATGCCGGGTTCCTGCGCGAGCAGGTCTGCCGCACGCTGTGCCCCTTCGCCCGCATGCAGCCACTGCTGGCCGACCCATGGACGCCACGCATGCTGTACGACCCGCGCCGCGGTGAACCGCGCGGGCAGCGCCCTGCCGGCCTGGGCGGCGTGATGGGCCGTGGACGCGGCCTGCTGGACCCCACGACCGCGCAGGACTATGCCTTCCGCGCCGCACACCCGCAGCTGGCGGGCCCGATGCCCCGGTTTCCCGCCGATCGCCTGGGCGATTGCCTGGCCTGTGATGCCTGCGTAGCGGCCTGCCCGGTGCAGCTGGACATCCGCCAGGGGCCGCAGGCCGACTGCCTGGCCTGCGGCGCCTGCCAGGACGCCTGCGATGATGTCCAGCGCAGCGCCGGCTTCGGCCGCTCCCTGGTGCGCTACCGCAGCCCGGCCACGATGGCCGGCCAGCGCGGGCACTTCATGCGCCCGCGCACCCTGGCATTGCTGGGTCTGCTGCTGGCCCTGCTGGCCTGCGGCGCCTGGCGGCTGGGCTGA
- a CDS encoding VOC family protein — MKFASVRLVTEAFDPLVTFYHLLSGVEPMHLAEGFAELRLPGAVLAISSAQLVQRFNAGAAIAAANRSAILEFEVDDVDAVAQRMQLQGVEMVMPVTVMPWGNRSLLLRDPDGSLVNVFSRPLG, encoded by the coding sequence ATGAAATTCGCGTCCGTCCGCCTGGTCACCGAGGCATTCGATCCGCTGGTCACGTTCTACCACCTGCTTTCCGGCGTGGAACCGATGCACCTTGCCGAAGGTTTCGCCGAGCTGCGCCTGCCCGGTGCGGTCCTGGCCATCAGTTCGGCACAGCTGGTGCAGCGCTTCAATGCCGGGGCCGCGATCGCGGCGGCCAACCGTTCGGCCATCCTGGAGTTCGAAGTGGACGATGTGGATGCGGTGGCCCAGCGCATGCAGCTGCAGGGCGTGGAGATGGTCATGCCGGTCACGGTGATGCCCTGGGGCAACCGTTCGCTGCTGCTGCGTGATCCCGATGGCAGCCTGGTGAACGTGTTCTCGCGGCCGCTGGGGTGA
- the crcB gene encoding fluoride efflux transporter CrcB, with translation MNNYVLVFLGGGAGACLRHFCNLIGSRVVVGSSWPWATFLVNISGAILMGVVVEAFALRNGASPQLRLLLTTGILGGYTTFSTFSLEIGLLLQRGQHGLAALYAGGSVLLGVAGLFAGMKLARLVMG, from the coding sequence ATGAACAACTATGTGCTGGTGTTCCTGGGCGGTGGCGCGGGCGCGTGCCTGCGCCATTTCTGCAACCTGATCGGGTCGCGCGTGGTGGTCGGCAGCAGCTGGCCGTGGGCCACCTTCCTGGTCAACATCAGCGGCGCCATCCTGATGGGCGTGGTGGTGGAAGCCTTCGCACTGCGCAACGGGGCTTCGCCGCAGCTGCGCCTGCTGCTGACCACCGGCATCCTCGGCGGCTACACCACGTTCTCGACGTTCTCGCTGGAAATCGGCCTGCTGCTGCAGCGTGGCCAGCACGGCCTGGCCGCGTTGTATGCCGGTGGTTCGGTCCTGCTGGGCGTGGCCGGCCTGTTCGCCGGCATGAAGCTGGCCCGCCTGGTGATGGGGTAA
- a CDS encoding porin, whose protein sequence is MNLLHRAAVAAAAGACLSLAASPALAAPASTETELRAQVQQQAEQLRQQAALLEALNARLAALEHAAPAGEAPATPSAPRAADPVQAQVAAVIADTRQDDMAILQAQVAQLAATGGGGNVRWRKGGPEFRSSDGQFTFHPRGRVLVDFSSTHGSGFPTRNITGTDLASGRLGAEGQMGALGYKIDADFAGNTVSLKDTYLSWDTRLGNLPTEVYIGNKLKDRSLDGGTSGTNTPFMSRNAVASVGAQQSGYYGLGITTKVIGDGWHASLAVTGDDIGNASTASDTIAYLLRAHWNPLRGQQGFMHLGGWYWYEDLGNDVTSINKTSPVALGWNGNVRVSASSIANVTDNRAWGLEFGGVYRSLWAFGEHTVRTIESRTVDAVDQKATSIYAGWLITGERPGFSSRSGVWGTTRVLRPVQEGGIGAFELAARYDRYDYLDAARGGEGTAWTVGLNWYLNNWSRLMLNYVHWKTDNKVGSFQGPDSGNTVGVRAQVSF, encoded by the coding sequence ATGAATCTTCTGCACCGTGCCGCTGTTGCAGCGGCCGCAGGCGCCTGCCTGTCACTGGCCGCGTCGCCGGCGCTGGCCGCCCCTGCTTCCACCGAAACCGAGCTGCGCGCGCAGGTCCAGCAGCAGGCCGAACAGCTGCGCCAGCAGGCGGCACTGCTGGAGGCGCTCAACGCACGACTGGCCGCGCTGGAGCATGCGGCTCCCGCAGGTGAAGCCCCGGCCACCCCATCGGCCCCACGCGCCGCCGATCCGGTACAGGCGCAGGTCGCTGCCGTCATCGCCGATACCCGCCAGGACGACATGGCCATCCTGCAGGCCCAGGTCGCACAGCTGGCGGCCACCGGCGGGGGCGGCAACGTGCGCTGGCGCAAAGGTGGGCCCGAGTTCCGCAGCAGCGATGGCCAGTTCACCTTCCACCCGCGTGGCCGCGTGCTGGTCGATTTCAGCAGCACGCACGGCTCGGGTTTCCCCACGCGCAACATCACCGGTACCGACCTGGCCAGCGGCCGCTTGGGGGCCGAAGGGCAGATGGGCGCGCTCGGCTACAAGATCGACGCCGATTTCGCCGGCAACACGGTGTCGTTGAAGGATACCTACCTGTCCTGGGACACGCGCCTGGGCAACCTGCCCACCGAGGTCTACATCGGCAACAAGCTGAAGGACCGCAGCCTGGATGGCGGCACCAGCGGCACCAATACACCGTTCATGTCACGCAACGCGGTGGCCTCGGTGGGTGCGCAGCAGAGCGGCTACTACGGGCTGGGCATCACCACCAAGGTCATCGGGGATGGCTGGCACGCCAGCCTGGCCGTGACCGGTGATGACATCGGCAACGCCAGCACCGCCAGCGATACCATCGCCTACCTGCTGCGCGCGCACTGGAACCCGCTGCGCGGGCAGCAGGGCTTCATGCACCTGGGGGGCTGGTACTGGTACGAAGACCTCGGCAACGATGTCACCAGCATCAACAAGACCTCGCCGGTGGCGCTGGGATGGAACGGCAATGTGCGGGTGTCGGCCAGCTCGATTGCCAATGTCACCGACAACCGTGCCTGGGGCCTGGAATTCGGCGGTGTGTACCGCAGCCTGTGGGCATTCGGCGAACACACCGTGCGCACCATCGAATCGCGCACGGTCGATGCGGTGGACCAGAAGGCCACCTCGATCTACGCCGGCTGGCTCATCACGGGCGAGCGCCCGGGCTTCAGCAGCCGCTCGGGCGTCTGGGGCACCACCCGGGTGCTGCGTCCGGTGCAGGAGGGCGGCATCGGTGCCTTCGAACTGGCGGCGCGCTACGACCGCTACGACTACCTCGATGCCGCACGTGGTGGCGAAGGCACCGCCTGGACGGTGGGCCTGAACTGGTACCTCAACAACTGGTCGCGGCTGATGCTCAACTACGTGCACTGGAAGACCGACAACAAGGTGGGCAGCTTCCAGGGCCCGGATTCGGGCAACACCGTCGGCGTACGCGCGCAGGTATCGTTCTGA
- a CDS encoding BLUF domain-containing protein, whose translation MSLHAIVYVSDARDLLRPADLDRLLADATAFNRVAGVTGVLMFDGRRFLQFLEGPDDGIASVYPRIANARSHSGLHLLCEGTIARRAFPRWTMGTRQIDAEVLSQIIDSPWSGFAGPPAPASDGFMRLLQAWTGADGELEPPAVALGS comes from the coding sequence ATGTCACTGCATGCGATCGTCTATGTCAGTGATGCGCGGGACCTGCTGCGGCCGGCCGATCTGGACCGGTTGCTGGCCGATGCCACCGCCTTCAACCGCGTGGCCGGGGTCACCGGCGTGCTGATGTTCGATGGCCGCCGCTTCCTGCAGTTCCTGGAAGGCCCGGACGATGGCATTGCCTCCGTCTACCCGCGCATCGCCAACGCACGCAGCCACAGTGGCCTGCACCTGCTGTGCGAAGGCACCATCGCGCGCCGGGCGTTCCCGCGCTGGACCATGGGCACGCGGCAGATCGATGCCGAGGTGCTCTCGCAGATCATCGACAGCCCCTGGTCGGGGTTTGCCGGGCCACCGGCACCGGCCAGCGATGGATTCATGCGCCTGCTGCAGGCCTGGACCGGGGCCGATGGCGAACTGGAGCCGCCGGCCGTCGCGCTGGGCTCCTGA
- a CDS encoding YafY family protein — protein MSRSERLLALLQVLRSHRRPVSGQVLAAQTGVSLRTLYRDIASLQAQGADIEGERGVGYQMRPGFLLPPLMFSAEELDALVLGMRWVADRGDAALARGASAVLAKVGAVLPPDLRRDLHESALLVGTGPGRAPPGPALDLLRPAIRERRRLQITYEDAAGGVSRRVVWPFALVYFDQSRVLMCWCEGRNDFRNFRTDRIRQAAPMDGVYPGTRQQLLREWRRRRPDHGQSLLPETDSSG, from the coding sequence GTGTCCCGATCAGAACGCCTCCTTGCCCTGCTGCAGGTGCTGCGCAGCCATCGCCGCCCGGTCAGCGGGCAGGTGCTGGCCGCGCAGACCGGCGTCAGCCTGCGCACGCTTTATCGCGATATCGCCAGCCTGCAGGCGCAGGGGGCGGACATCGAGGGGGAGCGCGGTGTCGGCTACCAGATGAGGCCGGGGTTCCTGCTGCCGCCGTTGATGTTCAGTGCCGAAGAACTGGATGCGCTGGTCCTGGGCATGCGCTGGGTCGCCGACCGTGGCGATGCGGCGTTGGCGCGGGGGGCCAGCGCCGTCCTGGCCAAGGTGGGCGCGGTGCTGCCGCCGGACCTGCGGCGTGACCTGCACGAATCGGCCCTGCTGGTGGGAACGGGGCCAGGCAGGGCGCCGCCCGGCCCGGCCCTGGACCTGCTGCGCCCTGCCATCCGTGAACGGCGCAGGCTGCAGATCACCTACGAGGATGCCGCAGGCGGGGTCTCCCGGCGCGTGGTCTGGCCGTTCGCCCTGGTGTACTTCGACCAGTCGCGCGTGTTGATGTGCTGGTGTGAAGGGCGCAACGACTTCCGCAACTTCCGCACCGATCGCATCCGCCAGGCGGCGCCGATGGACGGGGTCTACCCCGGCACACGGCAGCAGCTGCTGCGGGAATGGCGCCGCCGCCGGCCGGACCATGGCCAGTCACTGCTGCCAGAAACTGACAGTAGCGGCTGA